Proteins co-encoded in one Mycobacterium mantenii genomic window:
- a CDS encoding DUF3592 domain-containing protein → MAMSPKVLLRILIHGRSDERPKTRARIALRWGRIAVLIVAGLVTLQSMLLVAGAWRDDIAITHNMGVAQAEVLSAGPRRSTIEFVTPERVTYRPELGVLYPSHLATGMRIYVEYNKNDPNLVRVQHRNAGLAIIPAGSIAVVGWLGAAAFLIVLALLDKWLDRRDTPRNEPDIPVAKSVGPANFA, encoded by the coding sequence ATGGCGATGTCGCCAAAAGTTTTGCTGCGCATACTGATTCATGGGCGCAGCGATGAACGGCCGAAAACGCGTGCCAGGATTGCGTTGCGCTGGGGGCGGATTGCGGTACTGATCGTGGCCGGCCTGGTCACGTTGCAGTCGATGTTGCTGGTGGCCGGCGCCTGGCGCGACGACATCGCGATCACCCACAACATGGGCGTCGCGCAGGCCGAGGTGCTCAGTGCGGGACCGCGCCGCTCCACCATCGAGTTCGTCACCCCCGAGCGAGTCACCTATCGTCCCGAGCTCGGCGTGCTCTATCCGTCCCATTTGGCCACCGGGATGCGGATCTACGTCGAGTACAACAAGAACGATCCGAACCTGGTCCGCGTGCAGCACCGCAATGCCGGGCTGGCGATCATCCCGGCCGGATCGATCGCGGTGGTGGGCTGGCTGGGCGCGGCGGCGTTTTTGATCGTGCTGGCGCTGCTGGACAAGTGGCTCGACCGTCGCGACACGCCCCGGAACGAACCGGACATCCCGGTCGCCAAAAGTGTCGGACCTGCAAATTTCGCGTGA
- a CDS encoding o-succinylbenzoate synthase: MTPTLGDLLDRLHVVSLPMRVRFRGITTREVALIDGPAGWGEFGAFVEYGPFEAAHWLASGIEAAYKQPPPIRRDRVPINATVPAVPAAQVGEVLARFPGADTAKVKVAEPGQSLDDDVARVNAVRELVPIVRVDANGGWSVEEASAAAAALTADGPLEYLEQPCATVAELAELRRRIDVPIAADESIRKADDPLAVVRAQAADIAVLKVAPLGGISAMLEIAGQIDIPVVISSALDSAVGIAAGLTAAAALPQLRHACGLGTGGLFVEDVADVAAPVDGCLPVGPVAPDPARLHALRASPERRQWWIDRVTACHPLLVPSTE; the protein is encoded by the coding sequence GTGACGCCGACGCTCGGGGACCTGCTCGACCGCCTGCACGTGGTGTCGCTGCCCATGCGGGTGCGGTTCCGCGGCATCACCACCCGCGAGGTCGCGCTGATCGACGGCCCGGCGGGCTGGGGCGAGTTCGGGGCGTTCGTCGAATACGGGCCGTTCGAGGCCGCGCATTGGCTGGCGTCGGGCATCGAGGCCGCCTATAAACAGCCGCCGCCGATCCGCCGCGACCGCGTCCCCATCAACGCCACCGTGCCGGCCGTGCCCGCCGCGCAGGTGGGCGAGGTGCTGGCCCGCTTCCCGGGGGCGGACACGGCCAAGGTGAAGGTCGCCGAGCCCGGGCAGTCGCTGGACGACGACGTCGCGCGGGTCAACGCCGTGCGCGAACTGGTCCCGATCGTGCGGGTGGACGCCAACGGCGGTTGGAGCGTCGAGGAGGCGAGCGCGGCGGCCGCCGCGCTGACCGCCGACGGCCCGCTCGAATACCTCGAACAGCCCTGCGCGACGGTCGCCGAACTCGCCGAGCTGCGCCGTCGGATCGACGTGCCGATCGCCGCCGACGAAAGCATCCGCAAGGCCGACGACCCGCTGGCCGTGGTCCGCGCCCAGGCCGCCGACATCGCCGTTCTGAAAGTGGCTCCGCTGGGCGGGATTTCGGCCATGCTCGAGATCGCTGGGCAGATCGACATCCCGGTCGTGATCTCCAGCGCGCTGGATTCGGCGGTGGGCATCGCCGCCGGCCTGACCGCCGCCGCGGCGCTGCCGCAGCTTCGCCACGCCTGCGGGCTGGGCACCGGCGGGCTGTTCGTCGAAGACGTGGCCGACGTCGCCGCGCCCGTCGACGGCTGCCTGCCGGTGGGGCCGGTTGCGCCCGATCCCGCGCGGCTGCACGCGCTGCGGGCCTCGCCGGAGCGGCGGCAGTGGTGGATCGACCGGGTCACGGCCTGCCACCCGCTCCTTGTACCGTCGACCGAGTGA
- a CDS encoding amidohydrolase — MAAADLVVNGTILTVDKARPTAEALAVADGKIIAVGTRAEVAGFAGPDTQTVDVGDGCVMPGFVEAHGHPLMEAVALSDRLVDIRPVTMRGADDVVAAVRSEVARRGSDGAYLNGWDPLLQNGLPEPTLGWLDDLAPDSPLVIIHNSGHKAYFNSRAAKLHGLNRDTPDPKGAKYGRDANGELDGTAEETGAVFPLLGGAIDFADYPHMLMAECARLNRAGLTTCSEMAFDPNFRPVVEQLRERLTVRLRTYEISNPQMSTAATPGQGDDMLRQVGIKIWVDGSPWIGNIALSFPYLDTDATRTIGVTPGSCGCANYTAEQLREIVGAYFPLGWPMACHVQGDAGVDTILDVYEEAVRRHPRDDHRLRLEHVGAIRPEQLQRAHDLGVTCSIFVDQIHYWGDVIVDGLFGQERGSRWMPAGSAVATGMRISLHNDPPVTPEEPLRNISVAVTRTAPSGRVLGPEERLTVDQAIRAQTIDAAWQLFSDDVIGSLEVGKYADLVVLSADPRTVPPEQIADLEVRATYLAGRRVYPR; from the coding sequence ATGGCCGCCGCAGATCTCGTCGTTAACGGAACCATCCTGACCGTCGACAAGGCGCGGCCCACCGCCGAGGCGCTCGCCGTCGCTGACGGCAAGATCATCGCCGTCGGCACCCGCGCCGAGGTCGCTGGATTCGCCGGCCCCGACACCCAGACCGTCGATGTAGGCGACGGCTGCGTCATGCCGGGCTTCGTTGAGGCACACGGGCATCCGCTGATGGAGGCCGTCGCGCTGTCGGACCGGCTCGTCGACATCCGCCCGGTCACCATGCGCGGTGCCGACGACGTCGTCGCGGCGGTCCGCTCCGAGGTCGCCCGGCGCGGCTCCGACGGCGCCTACCTCAACGGCTGGGATCCGCTGCTGCAGAACGGACTTCCGGAACCCACGCTGGGCTGGCTGGACGACCTCGCACCGGACAGCCCGCTGGTCATCATCCACAACTCCGGACACAAGGCCTACTTCAATTCGCGCGCCGCCAAGCTACACGGACTGAACCGCGACACCCCGGACCCCAAGGGCGCCAAGTACGGCCGCGACGCCAACGGCGAACTCGACGGCACCGCCGAGGAGACCGGCGCGGTGTTTCCGCTGCTGGGCGGCGCCATCGACTTCGCGGACTACCCGCACATGCTGATGGCCGAGTGCGCCCGGCTGAACCGCGCCGGGCTGACCACCTGCTCGGAGATGGCGTTCGATCCGAACTTCCGGCCGGTGGTCGAGCAGCTGCGCGAGCGGCTCACGGTGCGGCTGCGCACCTACGAGATCTCCAACCCGCAGATGTCTACCGCTGCCACGCCCGGGCAGGGCGACGACATGCTGCGCCAGGTCGGCATCAAAATCTGGGTCGACGGTTCGCCCTGGATCGGCAATATCGCGCTCTCGTTTCCCTACCTGGACACCGACGCCACCCGGACCATCGGCGTCACGCCGGGCTCGTGCGGATGCGCCAACTACACCGCCGAGCAGTTGCGCGAGATCGTCGGCGCCTACTTCCCGCTGGGCTGGCCGATGGCGTGCCATGTGCAGGGCGACGCCGGCGTGGACACCATCCTCGACGTGTACGAGGAGGCCGTGCGGCGCCATCCCCGCGACGATCACCGGCTGCGTCTCGAGCACGTCGGCGCCATTCGGCCCGAGCAGCTGCAGCGCGCCCACGACCTCGGTGTCACCTGCAGCATCTTCGTCGACCAGATCCACTACTGGGGCGACGTCATCGTCGACGGCCTGTTCGGCCAGGAGCGCGGATCACGTTGGATGCCCGCCGGATCCGCGGTGGCCACCGGGATGCGCATCTCGCTGCACAACGACCCGCCCGTCACACCCGAGGAGCCGCTGCGCAACATCAGCGTCGCCGTGACCCGGACCGCGCCGAGTGGCCGGGTGCTCGGACCCGAGGAGCGGTTGACGGTGGACCAGGCGATCCGCGCGCAAACCATCGATGCGGCCTGGCAGTTGTTCTCCGACGACGTGATCGGCTCGCTGGAAGTGGGCAAGTACGCCGACCTGGTGGTGCTCTCGGCCGATCCGCGGACTGTGCCGCCCGAGCAGATCGCCGACCTCGAGGTGCGTGCGACGTATCTGGCGGGCCGCCGGGTTTACCCACGGTGA
- a CDS encoding alpha/beta fold hydrolase produces the protein MINLAYDDRGTGEPVVFISGHGGAGRTWHPYQLPAFLAAGYRVITFDNRGIGATENAQGFTTQTMVADTAALIEGLNAAPARIVGMSMGAFIAQELMLARPDLVSSAVLMGTRGRMDKTREFFRDAEAELADAGVQVPSSYEAKIRLLENFSHKTLNDDVAAADWIAMFSMWPVKSTPGTRCQLDIAPYTNRLPAYRAITTRVLVIGFSDDVLTPPYLGREVADALPNGRYMQIPDAGHLGFFERPDAVNAAMLKFFGDATG, from the coding sequence GTGATCAACCTGGCTTACGACGACCGCGGCACCGGCGAACCGGTGGTGTTCATCAGCGGCCACGGCGGTGCCGGTCGGACCTGGCACCCCTATCAGCTGCCCGCGTTCCTGGCGGCCGGCTACCGCGTCATCACCTTCGATAACCGCGGAATCGGCGCCACCGAGAACGCGCAGGGCTTCACGACGCAGACCATGGTGGCCGACACCGCGGCGCTGATCGAAGGCCTGAACGCCGCCCCGGCCCGCATCGTCGGGATGTCGATGGGCGCGTTCATCGCCCAGGAACTCATGCTTGCCCGGCCCGACCTGGTCAGCTCCGCGGTGTTGATGGGCACCCGCGGCCGCATGGACAAAACCCGCGAATTCTTCCGCGACGCCGAGGCAGAACTGGCCGACGCCGGTGTCCAGGTGCCGAGCTCGTACGAGGCGAAAATCCGTCTGCTGGAAAACTTTTCGCACAAAACCCTCAACGATGACGTCGCGGCCGCGGACTGGATCGCGATGTTTTCCATGTGGCCGGTCAAGTCGACCCCGGGAACGCGCTGCCAGCTGGATATCGCCCCGTATACCAACCGGTTGCCGGCTTACCGAGCCATCACGACGCGGGTGCTGGTGATCGGCTTCTCCGACGACGTGTTGACGCCGCCCTACCTGGGGCGTGAGGTCGCCGACGCGCTGCCCAACGGCCGTTACATGCAGATCCCCGACGCCGGCCATCTCGGCTTCTTCGAGCGGCCCGACGCCGTCAACGCCGCCATGCTCAAGTTCTTCGGCGACGCCACGGGCTGA
- the menD gene encoding 2-succinyl-5-enolpyruvyl-6-hydroxy-3-cyclohexene-1-carboxylic-acid synthase, with protein sequence MNPSTTQARVVVDELIRGGVRDVVLCPGSRNAPLAFALQDADRSGRVRLHVRIDERTAGYLAIGLAIAAGAPVCVAMTSGTAVANLGPAVVEANYARVPLIVLSANRPYELLGTGANQTMEQLGYFGTQVRATISLGLAEEGPLDSLNATWRSATCRVLAAATGSRTANAGPVQFDIPLREPLVPDSEPQAMGPQGRPGGRPWTYTPPVSFDQPLEIDLSPDTVVIAGHGAGVQPNLAQLPTVAEPTAPPAANPLHPLALSLLGPKQVIMLGRPTLHRPVSALLADPKVPVFALTTGPRWPDVSGNSQATGTRAVTTGTPNPAWLQRCAAMNQHAVEAVRAQLAAHPLTTGLHVAAAVADALVPGDQLVLGASNPVRDAALVGLDTHGIRVRSNRGVAGIDGTVSTAIGAALAHEREGGPDGPARTVALIGDLTFVHDSSGLLIGPTEPTPRRLTIVVSNDNGGGIFELLEQGDPRFSDVSSRIFGTPHDVDVGALCRAYHVESRQIEIDELRAAIDESGAGMRVLEVKADRSSLRQLHAAIKAAV encoded by the coding sequence GTGAACCCCTCGACGACACAGGCTCGCGTCGTCGTTGACGAGCTGATTCGCGGCGGCGTCCGCGACGTGGTGCTTTGCCCGGGGTCGCGCAACGCCCCGCTGGCGTTCGCCTTGCAGGACGCCGACAGGTCCGGCCGGGTGCGCCTGCACGTCCGCATCGACGAGCGAACCGCGGGGTATCTGGCCATCGGGCTGGCCATCGCCGCGGGCGCGCCGGTTTGCGTCGCCATGACATCCGGCACCGCCGTCGCCAACCTCGGCCCGGCCGTGGTGGAGGCCAACTACGCCCGGGTGCCGCTGATCGTGCTGTCGGCCAACCGGCCCTACGAGCTGCTGGGCACCGGGGCCAACCAGACCATGGAGCAGCTGGGCTACTTCGGGACCCAGGTGCGGGCCACCATCAGCCTGGGCCTGGCCGAGGAAGGACCTCTGGATTCCCTCAACGCCACCTGGCGATCGGCGACCTGCCGGGTGCTGGCCGCCGCCACCGGATCCCGTACCGCCAACGCCGGGCCGGTGCAGTTCGATATCCCGCTGCGCGAACCGCTGGTGCCCGACTCCGAACCTCAAGCGATGGGCCCGCAGGGCCGACCGGGCGGCCGGCCGTGGACCTACACGCCGCCGGTCAGCTTCGACCAGCCGCTGGAGATCGACCTGTCGCCCGACACGGTCGTCATCGCCGGGCACGGCGCGGGCGTGCAGCCCAACCTGGCGCAGCTGCCGACCGTGGCCGAACCGACAGCGCCGCCCGCGGCCAATCCGCTGCACCCGTTGGCGCTGAGCCTGCTGGGGCCCAAGCAGGTGATCATGCTCGGCCGCCCGACCCTGCATCGGCCGGTGTCGGCGTTGCTGGCCGACCCAAAGGTGCCGGTGTTCGCGCTGACCACCGGGCCGCGCTGGCCGGACGTCTCGGGCAATTCGCAGGCCACCGGCACCCGCGCGGTCACCACCGGGACGCCCAACCCGGCGTGGCTGCAGCGCTGCGCGGCGATGAATCAGCACGCGGTCGAGGCGGTCCGCGCCCAGCTCGCCGCGCACCCCTTGACCACCGGCCTGCACGTCGCGGCGGCCGTGGCCGACGCGTTGGTGCCCGGCGATCAGCTGGTGCTCGGGGCGTCCAACCCGGTCCGCGACGCGGCGCTGGTCGGCCTGGACACCCACGGCATCCGGGTCCGGTCCAACCGCGGGGTCGCCGGGATCGACGGGACGGTGTCCACGGCGATCGGGGCGGCCTTGGCGCATGAACGGGAGGGCGGTCCGGACGGCCCGGCGCGCACGGTCGCGCTGATCGGCGACCTGACGTTCGTGCACGACAGCTCCGGGTTGCTGATCGGCCCCACCGAGCCGACGCCGCGCCGGCTGACGATCGTGGTCTCCAACGACAATGGCGGCGGCATCTTCGAACTGCTCGAGCAGGGCGACCCGCGCTTCTCCGACGTGTCCTCGCGTATCTTCGGCACCCCGCACGACGTGGACGTGGGCGCGCTGTGTCGCGCGTATCACGTCGAGAGCAGGCAGATCGAGATCGACGAATTGCGCGCGGCCATCGACGAATCCGGAGCCGGGATGCGGGTGCTGGAGGTCAAGGCGGACCGCTCGTCACTGCGGCAACTGCACGCCGCGATCAAGGCCGCGGTGTGA